A stretch of DNA from Streptomyces sp. NBC_01197:
CGCTGCCCGCCTCCTTCCGTCCCTTCCTGTCGGCCGGAGTGCTGGGCGCCGGGCTGCCCGGCGCCGTGGAGGGTCCGGCGCTCCCGGCCCCCGGCACCGGAACGGTCCCCAGCCGCAGGTCCTGGCCGGCGGCCGGCTCGCAGACCAGCGGAACCGGCCCCGGGGCGCCCTGCTGTCCGGTGGCGGGCGTCGCGGTCACCAGCCCGAGCTTCAACTCACCTGCGGCCAGGGTTACATCACCCGTGCCGCCCACCGTGACGGTGGGCACCGGGCCCGAGTGGACGAGCCGTACATCGCCCTCCGCCGGGACCGGTGTACTGGGCGCGGCGAGATCCGACCACATCGCTGTGGCCGACTGATCGTTCTGGCTCACCTTGACGGCGAGTGACGCGGTGCTCAGCACCGCTTCGGCGTCCTTCGGCAGCAGCGCCGCCAGATCCTGGCGCGCCAGCCCCACCGTGACCTTCACCGGCCCCGGCCGCACCGGTTTGCCGACTTCGGCGGATGCCGGCAGGTCCATCGCCACCTCGACGGTGGCGTGGCCGGAGCCGGAAGGCAGACCGCAGTCGTACGAGAGCGTGGCCGGGGTGCCGCCCTCGCCGGCTGCCGAGCCGTTGCCGGCCAGCAGTCCGGCGACGAGCGCGGCCGCCGCGGCGGAGGCCAGCCGCACCGGCCGTCCGCCGCCCTGCACACGTGTCCTGGGATTCATGCCGGCCCTGCCCTCCGCCTCGTACGGCGCCTCATATGGTTCGGTCCCGAAACGTGAAATCCGGGCCGGAGGCGGTCCTGCCGCCTCCGGCCCGTACCGCTGCGCCCACCGGCGTTACGGCGTGCTGATCACCGGCAGGGTGCTCACCGCGTACGAGGCGTTGAAGCTCGCCACGTCACCGTTGTTGATGAGTCCGAGGCAGCTCGCGCCGGACGCGACCAGGCCGTTGCCGGTGCCGTCGATCACCAGGGCGTGGGCCGTGTTGTCGTAGTGGCCGTTGACCGTGCCGGTGAAGTCGGCCGCGCAGCCGACGCCCGAGATGTGCGCCGAGATGGCGCTGACGGTGCCGTTGACCCAGTTCGGGTGGGTGGAGTTCATACTGACCGCGTTGATCTTCCACGGGGTGGCCTTCATCGTGACGTTGAAGGTGATGCCGGCCACGCTGCAGCTGGTGAACTTGATGGTGCCGATGGTGCCGATCCCGACGCCGTTGGTGCTCGTCGCCTGGAGCGAGCCCGCGGTCACGTCGGACGACGCGCAGTTCAGAGTCGCCGCGGGCACCGCCAGTGAGGGGTTGACGGCGTGCGCGGTGTAGGCGCCGGAGTGGGTGACCGTCCATGAGGACGTGGCGGTGGCCGAGGCCGATGTCGCGGCCAGCCCGACGGCCGCGCCGATGGCGGCGGTCACGACTGCGGCTCTTGCGGCAATCTTGTGCATGGTGTGATTTCCCTTCGTGGCGTCTTGATCAGATTCCCGGAGTTCCGTCCCGAGCGGAACGGAGCCCCCACGAGGTTCACTTGGCCGGACGGCGGTTTCGTCCCGGGCGACCGCTTGTCCCGACCGTGCGGCGATGACGCTACGATTGAGTAACCTGAGTCCGCAATGGCCCGTGCGAAGAAATCCGGGCACGGATTCTCCGGGGTCGGTTTCCTGTTGTCCGGCGAGTAGGTGAACAGGTCCGCATTAGCCGAAAGTGAGTAATTCCTTACGGCCCGCCGTGTACTCCGGTGGCCGTTGGCCGGTCACGGCCCGGCCAACTCCCCGTGGCACAGCACGCGTTCCGGACCGCGCTTTTTCTTGTCAGGAAATGACAAAGGAACGCGCCGAAACCGGAGAGGAATTGACCGGCCGCCGCGTCCGGCGACCGGAACTCGCGCCACCGGTTGGCTGGATACACTCCCCTCCGGCCTCAGGCCCTGTCACGGCTGTGTCACCCTCCCCCGGCTTCGGCTATGTTCGGCAACCCAAATTGGTACGCACCTGAAGGTCTCCGGGAGCGCTCTCCCGTCGGCCACCCCCACCGGGCGCCGGAGAGCAAGGGGTCGAGAAATGCCGGGAGTTGTACAACCCTCGGATGTCGGAGAGCCACTGGGACCGCTTCCGCAGGAGTTCGCGGCCGTCATGCGGCCCGAACTACCCGGTCTGATCAAGGAAATCGGGCTTGAGGTCACCCGCGCCTACCCCGAGTACGCACGGCTGCTCGAAGGCCCCTACGCCCAGGGCATCCGGATCGGCGTGGAGCAGAACATCTCCGTCTTCATCGACCAGGTCGCCGAGCCCACCACGTCGTCCGCGTTGCGGGACGAGATGTGCCGGAGATTCGGCCGGTTCGAGGCGTACGAGGGCAGGAGCCTGGACCAGCTCCAGGGCGCGTACCGGCTCGGCGCCCGGATCGCGCTGCGGCGGGCGAAGCGGGTGGGGCGGCGCTACAACCTCTCCCCCACCCTGATGCTCACCTTCGCCGACGCGCTGTTCACCTATGTCGACGAGCTCGAAGCGCTCTCCCGCGAGGGGTATCTGGAGGTCAGGACGGCCGGCGGCGACCAGCTGGACACCCAGCGGCGCCGCCTGCTGCATCTGATCCTCGCGGGATCACCTGTGCCCCGCGCCGCCATCGCCGAACTCGCCGAGCAGACCTGCTGGACGCTTCCCGAGCAGGTCACCCTGGTCGCCCTGCGGCCACCCGCGGGTATTCCTTCCGCGCTTCTGGACAACGATGTCCTCGTCGATCTGGCGGAGCCGCAGCCCCATCTGCTGGTTCCCGGTCCTTTCGACGAGCGAAGACAGCGCATGCTCGACGCCGCACTCCCCGGAGCGCGCCGCACCATCGGTCTCGCAGTCCCACTCGCGAACGCCGCGGACTCGCTCCGCTGGGCGCGCCGGGTGCTCGATCTCGTCGACACCGGGATCATCGGGGACGCGCCGACGATCCGCTGCGAGGACCACCTGGTGACCCTCTGGCTGCTCTCCGACCGGGCACTCCTCGAACAACTGGCCGGGCGTGAACTGGCCCCTGTCTCCCACCTCACCGCGAACCGCAGGGACCGCCTCCTGGAGACACTGCACGCCTGGCTCGCGACCCGCGGCACCGCCGCCCAGCTGGGTGAGGTCCTGGACGTGCACGCACAGACCGTCCGCTACCGGATGCGCACCCTGGAGAGCATCTTCGGAGAGCAACTGTCCGACCCGGAGCGGCGGTTCGCCATCGAGATCGTCCTGCGTGCGATGCGGCTCGAATCGAGCGGCAGCTGACCCCGGCGCCCCCTCCAGGCCGCGTGCTTCTCCAGGCCCCCGCTCCCCCGGGTCGCCGACCCGGCCGGAACCGCCCGCCTTGCCCGTACGCCCAGCGC
This window harbors:
- a CDS encoding helix-turn-helix domain-containing protein; amino-acid sequence: MPGVVQPSDVGEPLGPLPQEFAAVMRPELPGLIKEIGLEVTRAYPEYARLLEGPYAQGIRIGVEQNISVFIDQVAEPTTSSALRDEMCRRFGRFEAYEGRSLDQLQGAYRLGARIALRRAKRVGRRYNLSPTLMLTFADALFTYVDELEALSREGYLEVRTAGGDQLDTQRRRLLHLILAGSPVPRAAIAELAEQTCWTLPEQVTLVALRPPAGIPSALLDNDVLVDLAEPQPHLLVPGPFDERRQRMLDAALPGARRTIGLAVPLANAADSLRWARRVLDLVDTGIIGDAPTIRCEDHLVTLWLLSDRALLEQLAGRELAPVSHLTANRRDRLLETLHAWLATRGTAAQLGEVLDVHAQTVRYRMRTLESIFGEQLSDPERRFAIEIVLRAMRLESSGS